A genome region from Christensenella minuta includes the following:
- the dnaX gene encoding DNA polymerase III subunit gamma/tau yields MAYKTLYRVFRPRTFDEVYGQQHITDILKKQVMTGQLSHAYLFYGPRGTGKTSTAKILANAMNCLDPQGGNPCGKCEVCTGAANDAFVDIVEIDAASNNSVDNVRDIREKVSLLPALGKYKVYIIDEVHMLSPGAFNALLKTLEEPPAHAVFILATTEIRKLPATILSRCQRYDFKRITEEDIVARLREVAEKTGVEYEEEALCMIAQSAEGAMRDALSVMDQCIAGQDSLTLGHVNEAMGIADTERTRALCGAVLGENPAEALGLLQGMLKDGIEPHNILRDIIVELSGQLAKEAADAYRCANLLRVLEVFIYNQNILRYAATPDAVLVAAVARAAVNTTDVDTEDMDLRVKKLEARVEKLAADFASGKLAAAAPGQKQAPAPRGGVPVQAEIPGTQDLAGNAIRAVEQEEKAQQEEQEEEMPEAGEALKQLRAKIGSELPVLAPAAAAVRGINAKGSLLQFIADEADSVLVDMLCKEEYLAQMNGIIAEIFGHTMVLETRYEQKEEKSMEQQLFDLFGKDKVVIK; encoded by the coding sequence ATGGCATATAAGACCCTATACCGCGTATTCCGCCCCAGGACCTTCGATGAGGTCTACGGGCAGCAGCACATTACGGACATCCTGAAAAAGCAGGTGATGACCGGACAGCTTTCGCATGCCTACCTTTTTTACGGCCCGCGCGGGACCGGGAAAACAAGCACGGCTAAGATCCTTGCAAACGCAATGAACTGTCTCGATCCGCAGGGCGGGAATCCCTGCGGCAAGTGCGAGGTCTGTACAGGGGCCGCAAACGATGCGTTTGTAGACATCGTGGAGATCGACGCGGCGTCCAACAACAGTGTGGACAATGTGCGCGATATCCGCGAAAAGGTTTCGCTTCTGCCCGCGCTTGGGAAATACAAGGTATATATCATCGACGAGGTGCATATGCTTTCCCCCGGTGCGTTCAACGCGCTTTTGAAGACGCTCGAGGAGCCACCCGCGCACGCGGTGTTTATCCTCGCGACGACGGAAATCCGCAAGCTCCCGGCGACGATCCTGTCGCGCTGCCAGCGCTATGATTTCAAGCGGATTACGGAGGAAGATATCGTCGCCCGCCTGCGCGAGGTCGCAGAGAAAACGGGTGTGGAATACGAGGAAGAAGCGCTCTGCATGATTGCGCAGTCCGCCGAAGGGGCGATGCGCGACGCGCTCTCCGTGATGGACCAGTGTATCGCTGGTCAGGATTCCCTGACGCTCGGACATGTAAACGAAGCGATGGGCATTGCGGATACGGAGCGTACCCGCGCCTTATGCGGGGCGGTGCTCGGTGAAAATCCGGCGGAAGCCCTCGGCCTTTTGCAGGGCATGCTGAAAGACGGGATCGAGCCGCACAATATCCTGCGGGATATTATCGTGGAATTATCCGGACAGCTTGCAAAGGAGGCCGCGGACGCCTACAGGTGCGCCAACCTTTTGCGTGTGCTGGAAGTGTTTATTTATAACCAGAACATCCTGCGGTATGCGGCCACGCCGGACGCGGTGCTGGTCGCGGCGGTTGCGCGCGCCGCGGTCAACACGACGGATGTAGATACGGAAGATATGGACCTGCGCGTAAAGAAGCTTGAGGCGCGGGTGGAAAAACTCGCCGCAGACTTTGCTTCGGGTAAGCTGGCCGCGGCGGCGCCGGGACAGAAGCAGGCGCCCGCTCCGCGGGGGGGCGTGCCCGTGCAGGCAGAGATTCCCGGCACACAGGATCTTGCCGGAAACGCGATCAGGGCAGTAGAGCAGGAAGAAAAAGCACAGCAGGAGGAGCAAGAGGAAGAGATGCCTGAGGCAGGCGAAGCGTTAAAACAGCTGCGTGCAAAAATTGGTAGCGAACTTCCGGTGCTGGCCCCGGCGGCAGCTGCGGTCCGCGGTATCAATGCAAAGGGCAGCCTGCTTCAGTTCATCGCGGACGAGGCGGACAGCGTGCTTGTGGACATGCTGTGCAAGGAAGAATACCTTGCGCAGATGAACGGGATCATTGCGGAAATTTTCGGGCATACGATGGTGCTCGAAACGCGGTATGAACAAAAAGAGGAAAAAAGTATGGAGCAGCAGCTCTTTGACCTTTTTGGAAAAGATAAAGTTGTGATAAAATAG
- a CDS encoding YbaB/EbfC family nucleoid-associated protein: MAKGGFPGGMNMQNMMRQAQQMQAKMQQMQAELEEREVEATAGGGVVRVVATGKKMIKSIEIQEAAVDPDDVEMLQDLVIAAVNEALTKADEMMQAEMGKITGGMNLGGLF, translated from the coding sequence ATGGCAAAAGGCGGATTTCCGGGCGGGATGAATATGCAGAATATGATGCGTCAGGCGCAGCAGATGCAGGCGAAGATGCAGCAAATGCAGGCGGAGCTTGAAGAGCGGGAGGTCGAAGCGACGGCCGGCGGCGGTGTTGTGCGCGTGGTCGCGACGGGAAAAAAGATGATTAAAAGCATTGAAATACAGGAAGCGGCAGTCGATCCGGACGATGTGGAAATGCTGCAGGACCTCGTGATCGCAGCCGTCAATGAAGCGCTCACGAAAGCGGATGAAATGATGCAGGCCGAAATGGGAAAGATTACGGGCGGCATGAACCTGGGGGGGCTGTTTTAA
- the recR gene encoding recombination mediator RecR yields MNLQSYQKLVAQFCKLPGIGAKTAQRLAYHVLKMPEAEVKQFAVDMYDARRRVKYCKICGNLCEGEVCEVCEDPRRDHSLICVVKDARDVFAIEKTHEYRGLYHVLGGTISPLEGVGPDDIAIDQLLARLGGEVKEVILATNPDVQGEATAAYISRLLGGYDIKISRIAHGIPIGAELEYADEITLAKALEGRTSV; encoded by the coding sequence TTGAACCTGCAATCCTACCAGAAACTGGTCGCCCAGTTCTGTAAGCTTCCGGGGATCGGCGCAAAAACGGCGCAGCGTCTTGCGTACCATGTGCTGAAAATGCCGGAAGCAGAGGTGAAGCAGTTTGCGGTCGATATGTACGACGCGCGGCGCCGGGTGAAATACTGCAAAATATGCGGGAACCTGTGCGAAGGCGAAGTGTGCGAAGTGTGCGAAGACCCGCGGCGCGACCATTCGCTGATCTGCGTCGTGAAAGATGCACGCGATGTTTTTGCGATCGAAAAAACGCATGAGTACCGCGGGCTTTACCATGTGCTGGGCGGAACGATTTCCCCGCTCGAGGGAGTCGGCCCCGACGATATTGCGATCGACCAGCTCCTAGCCCGCCTTGGCGGAGAGGTGAAAGAAGTTATCCTCGCCACCAACCCGGACGTGCAGGGCGAGGCGACGGCGGCATATATCAGCCGGCTGCTGGGCGGCTACGATATCAAGATATCCCGTATCGCGCATGGTATCCCGATCGGTGCGGAGCTTGAATACGCGGACGAGATTACCCTGGCAAAGGCCCTCGAAGGCCGGACCTCTGTGTAA
- a CDS encoding uracil-DNA glycosylase, whose translation MYDSIKTLYEAVMNCKKCRLSQTRQHAVFGEGSLHADVMFVGEGPGAREDEQGRPFVGPAGQLLCRMLDEIGLRRGDVYIANVVKCRPPGNRDPQDDERAACIDYLRSQVAFVKPKVIVCLGRIAAGVILGRGVRMMKEHGVCVKVKNFYIMPTFHPAALLHNPDYVQYAKHDFQVLKGTLHGLELS comes from the coding sequence ATGTATGACAGTATTAAGACGCTGTATGAAGCGGTTATGAATTGTAAAAAATGCAGACTCTCGCAGACAAGGCAGCATGCCGTGTTCGGCGAAGGCAGCCTGCATGCGGACGTGATGTTCGTGGGCGAAGGCCCGGGCGCGCGGGAGGATGAGCAGGGCAGGCCGTTTGTCGGTCCGGCAGGGCAGCTTCTCTGCCGTATGCTGGACGAGATCGGGCTCCGGCGCGGGGATGTATATATCGCCAATGTGGTCAAATGCCGTCCGCCGGGAAACCGCGATCCTCAGGATGACGAACGGGCGGCCTGCATCGATTACCTGCGCAGCCAGGTGGCGTTCGTCAAACCGAAGGTAATCGTGTGCCTCGGGCGCATCGCGGCGGGCGTTATCCTCGGCCGCGGCGTACGGATGATGAAAGAGCACGGCGTGTGCGTAAAGGTTAAAAACTTTTACATCATGCCCACGTTCCATCCGGCCGCGCTGCTGCACAATCCGGACTATGTGCAATACGCGAAACATGATTTTCAGGTGCTGAAGGGAACGCTGCATGGACTCGAACTCTCTTGA
- a CDS encoding uracil-DNA glycosylase, translating into MDSNSLERLYDRISGAYPGQELVFGDGKPDAGLMLVGEAPGRDEVAQKKPFVGRAGQNLTGFLKTLGLSRTEIYVTNVCKFRPTKVSAKNTVSNRPPTREEILAAQPFLWEEIRLVAPRLLVTLGNTPLRAVRGFNAVIGDHHGKAERISLGTGEYWLFALYHPASIIYNPSLKETYSQDLSNLAVWLGKNI; encoded by the coding sequence ATGGACTCGAACTCTCTTGAACGTTTATATGATCGGATCAGCGGAGCATATCCGGGGCAGGAGCTTGTGTTTGGCGACGGGAAGCCGGATGCGGGGCTGATGCTCGTGGGAGAAGCGCCGGGCCGGGACGAGGTCGCGCAGAAAAAACCGTTTGTGGGCCGGGCCGGGCAAAACCTGACCGGGTTCCTTAAAACACTTGGGCTGTCCCGGACGGAGATTTACGTTACAAACGTATGTAAATTCCGGCCTACGAAGGTGAGCGCCAAAAACACGGTTTCCAACCGTCCGCCCACCCGGGAGGAAATCCTTGCCGCACAACCGTTCCTGTGGGAAGAGATCAGGCTCGTTGCGCCCCGGCTTCTTGTGACGCTTGGAAACACGCCGCTTCGCGCGGTCAGGGGGTTTAACGCCGTCATCGGCGATCACCACGGCAAAGCGGAGCGAATTTCCCTCGGCACAGGGGAATATTGGCTGTTTGCGCTCTATCATCCGGCCAGCATCATCTACAATCCCTCCCTCAAAGAAACCTATTCCCAGGATCTTTCAAATTTGGCCGTATGGCTGGGAAAAAATATCTGA
- a CDS encoding S41 family peptidase has protein sequence MDKKKLFILCVVIAVTASFVTGLFVYFYQTSKIKGNDILLGKGSYQDIQKYMEISDLEKIINDTYYRDVEQSDLVTGTLKGMVESLNDPYSVYYTEEEYREFNQQSDTDLVGIGVTAGPYQRTGHLKLERVYAGSPAETAGLAENDVILTIDGADVGGLDYESSLNMLRGPSGSSVKLTVQTGADAPRELEVARANVDAQRVTYTMLTDDVAQIAISEFNGNCVEEFKNAIQFLKDEDAKGVLVDVRGNMDGSVPDAVSMLDEILPEGLAAYTVDKENKRDELTVDADYFDLPLVVLVDGNSASAAEVFAGAVQGRGRGQVIGTQTYGKGVVQSIVDMPYSGGGVKLTSALYYTPDEKAVNGGITPDIAVSNPEGRLTFETDAQLQQALTTLGELIAQGG, from the coding sequence TTGGATAAAAAGAAACTGTTTATTTTGTGTGTGGTGATTGCAGTCACGGCAAGCTTTGTAACAGGGTTGTTTGTGTATTTCTACCAGACGTCCAAAATTAAGGGCAACGATATCCTGCTGGGAAAAGGCAGTTATCAGGACATCCAGAAATACATGGAGATCAGCGACCTTGAAAAAATTATCAACGATACCTACTACCGGGACGTCGAACAAAGCGATCTTGTGACAGGAACACTCAAGGGGATGGTCGAGTCATTGAACGATCCCTATTCCGTATACTATACCGAGGAAGAATACCGGGAATTCAACCAACAGTCCGATACGGACCTTGTGGGCATCGGGGTCACCGCCGGGCCATACCAGAGAACAGGGCATTTAAAGCTGGAACGCGTCTATGCGGGAAGTCCCGCCGAAACGGCCGGGCTCGCTGAAAACGACGTGATCCTCACCATCGACGGTGCGGACGTTGGCGGGCTTGATTATGAAAGCTCGCTCAATATGCTGCGCGGGCCGAGCGGCAGTTCCGTAAAGCTCACGGTGCAAACGGGCGCGGATGCGCCCCGGGAGCTCGAAGTGGCGCGCGCGAATGTGGATGCGCAGCGCGTGACCTATACTATGCTCACAGACGACGTCGCGCAAATCGCGATTTCTGAATTCAACGGAAATTGCGTGGAAGAATTCAAAAATGCCATCCAGTTTTTAAAGGATGAGGACGCGAAGGGCGTACTGGTCGACGTCCGCGGGAATATGGACGGCAGCGTTCCGGATGCGGTTTCGATGCTCGACGAAATATTGCCCGAAGGGCTTGCGGCCTATACGGTGGATAAGGAAAATAAGCGTGACGAGCTTACGGTGGACGCCGATTATTTCGATCTTCCGCTCGTCGTGCTGGTCGATGGAAACAGCGCTTCTGCCGCCGAGGTTTTTGCCGGCGCGGTGCAGGGAAGGGGGCGTGGGCAGGTCATCGGCACCCAGACCTATGGAAAAGGCGTTGTCCAGTCTATTGTGGATATGCCGTATTCAGGCGGCGGGGTAAAGCTCACGAGCGCGCTCTACTATACGCCGGATGAAAAAGCGGTCAACGGCGGGATTACGCCCGATATTGCGGTAAGCAATCCGGAAGGACGGCTCACGTTTGAGACGGATGCGCAGCTCCAGCAGGCGCTCACGACACTCGGAGAGCTGATCGCGCAGGGAGGCTGA
- a CDS encoding TM1266 family iron-only hydrogenase system putative regulator — protein MNRIGIIAIIIEGHKESVARVNAILSEYADLVHARMGVPNHEKDINVISLVVEATGDQVGAMTGRLGNLPGVTVKSMMTNKTY, from the coding sequence ATGAACAGGATTGGGATCATAGCAATCATAATTGAAGGGCATAAGGAAAGCGTGGCAAGGGTAAACGCCATCCTTTCAGAGTATGCGGATCTTGTACACGCACGCATGGGCGTGCCCAACCATGAGAAGGATATCAACGTCATCTCCCTCGTTGTAGAAGCGACGGGCGACCAGGTAGGGGCTATGACCGGCCGGCTCGGAAACCTTCCCGGCGTTACCGTAAAAAGTATGATGACCAACAAGACCTATTGA
- a CDS encoding cyclophilin-like fold protein has protein sequence MKKTGKLISIVTAAIFAAMLLISCGALEAKPPQADGERTTAPDAAEASAPDGPMETVPVETSAPSGILTVYFSCTGNTETIAGWIQEALGGDLFQIRTADAYPEDYDELLETARQEQEAGARPALSGRVEHMEAYDTVFIGYPIWWADMPMAVYTFLEEYDLSGKTVIPFCTHGSSGFSGTQEAIAALQPGAELREGIAVRGGQAADSREEVIGWLAGLGLEGAAAGTAAASGGEIRVRFSFDGGEAAAVLNDTPTVQSLLAQLPATVTMSDYAGAEKIAYFAEALTDEGAPEGYDPQIGDVACYGPWGNMAVFYNDQPYAEGLCPMGKIESGMDLLAALPEDASVTVERIG, from the coding sequence ATGAAAAAGACTGGGAAACTAATTTCGATCGTCACTGCGGCAATTTTTGCCGCAATGCTGCTTATTTCGTGCGGGGCTTTGGAAGCAAAACCGCCGCAGGCCGACGGTGAGCGAACTACAGCGCCGGACGCGGCGGAAGCTTCCGCGCCTGACGGACCCATGGAGACGGTGCCTGTGGAAACAAGCGCGCCGTCAGGGATATTGACCGTTTATTTCTCCTGCACGGGAAATACTGAAACGATTGCCGGATGGATTCAGGAAGCGCTCGGCGGCGATCTGTTCCAGATTCGGACGGCAGACGCATATCCTGAAGACTACGACGAGCTGCTGGAAACCGCACGGCAGGAGCAGGAGGCCGGCGCCCGTCCGGCGCTGTCCGGACGGGTGGAACACATGGAGGCCTATGACACGGTGTTCATCGGTTATCCGATCTGGTGGGCCGACATGCCGATGGCAGTCTATACCTTCCTCGAGGAATACGATCTGTCCGGGAAGACTGTCATTCCTTTCTGTACCCACGGCAGCAGCGGTTTTTCCGGCACGCAGGAGGCCATTGCCGCCCTACAGCCGGGGGCGGAGCTGCGGGAAGGCATCGCGGTCCGCGGCGGGCAAGCAGCGGATTCCCGCGAGGAAGTGATCGGATGGCTGGCCGGGCTTGGCCTTGAAGGAGCCGCAGCGGGTACGGCGGCAGCGTCCGGCGGGGAAATCCGTGTCCGTTTCTCCTTTGACGGCGGGGAAGCCGCCGCCGTTTTAAACGATACTCCTACTGTTCAAAGCCTGCTCGCGCAGCTTCCGGCTACCGTAACGATGAGCGACTATGCGGGGGCGGAAAAGATTGCCTATTTCGCAGAGGCTCTGACCGATGAAGGCGCGCCGGAGGGATATGATCCACAAATTGGCGATGTGGCCTGCTACGGTCCATGGGGCAATATGGCCGTTTTCTATAATGACCAGCCGTATGCGGAGGGCCTCTGCCCAATGGGAAAAATCGAGTCGGGAATGGACCTGCTGGCGGCGCTTCCGGAGGACGCATCCGTTACCGTCGAGAGGATCGGCTGA
- a CDS encoding DapH/DapD/GlmU-related protein, which translates to MELQEFLDYMNRGGTVDGDSEMHRVMRRLSFEAMKITAELNSSYHEPEEIRALFSELTGKPVDESFAMFPPFTTDCGKNITVGKNVFINSGCRFQDQGGITIGDGALIGHNVVLATLNHGFAPEKRSSLRPAPIVIGKNVWIGSNSTILPGVTVHDGAIVAAGAVVTKDVAEGTVVGGVPAKVIRTLEQEQTKPTEEEIR; encoded by the coding sequence ATGGAATTACAGGAATTTTTGGACTATATGAACCGCGGCGGCACCGTTGACGGGGATTCTGAGATGCACCGCGTCATGCGCCGCCTGAGCTTTGAAGCAATGAAAATCACGGCGGAACTGAATTCTTCCTATCATGAACCGGAAGAAATCCGCGCCTTATTTTCGGAGCTGACAGGAAAGCCGGTGGACGAATCATTTGCTATGTTTCCGCCTTTTACCACAGATTGCGGCAAGAATATTACGGTGGGAAAAAACGTATTCATCAATTCCGGCTGCCGTTTTCAGGACCAGGGCGGCATTACGATCGGCGACGGGGCCTTGATTGGGCATAATGTGGTGCTGGCGACCCTAAACCATGGTTTCGCGCCGGAAAAACGCAGCAGCCTCCGCCCCGCTCCAATTGTGATCGGAAAAAACGTATGGATCGGTTCAAATTCCACCATCCTTCCGGGGGTGACCGTCCATGACGGCGCGATCGTCGCCGCGGGGGCGGTGGTCACAAAGGACGTTGCGGAGGGTACCGTTGTGGGGGGCGTCCCCGCAAAAGTCATCAGGACGCTGGAACAGGAACAAACGAAGCCAACGGAGGAGGAAATCCGATGA
- a CDS encoding LysR family transcriptional regulator has protein sequence MELRVLRYFLAVVREETISGAAETLHVTQPTLSRQLKELEEELGKKLFIRGKRKVSLTEDGLLLRRRAQEIVELADQTEAAFHSSNEFVSGDVHIGGGETDGMRLIARAAKRMERKYPEVRYHLFSGNADDVTDRLDKGLLDFGVLIEPVDKKKYDYIKLPAFDTWGVLMRRDSPYASRESLSPEDLPGLPLICSRQSLVQNELSGWLGKEFEQLNIVATYNLLYNASLMVDEGLGCALCLDRIVNTAGSSLCFKPLVPRFEVGLIMVWKKYQVFSKAAGKFMEVLQAEVL, from the coding sequence ATGGAACTTCGGGTGTTGCGTTATTTTCTTGCCGTAGTGCGGGAAGAGACGATATCAGGCGCGGCGGAAACGCTGCATGTCACACAGCCCACCCTCTCCCGGCAGCTTAAGGAGCTGGAGGAGGAGCTGGGAAAGAAACTGTTTATCCGGGGAAAGCGTAAAGTTTCGCTGACGGAAGACGGCCTGCTGCTCCGCAGGCGCGCGCAGGAGATCGTTGAACTGGCGGACCAGACAGAGGCGGCTTTTCATTCTTCAAACGAATTTGTCAGCGGAGATGTCCATATCGGGGGCGGGGAAACAGACGGGATGCGCCTTATTGCCCGCGCCGCCAAACGAATGGAGCGGAAATACCCGGAGGTCCGGTACCATCTGTTCAGCGGCAATGCCGACGATGTGACCGACCGGCTGGATAAGGGCCTGCTTGATTTCGGGGTGCTGATCGAGCCGGTGGATAAGAAGAAATACGATTATATCAAATTGCCCGCCTTCGACACATGGGGGGTCCTCATGCGCAGGGACAGCCCGTATGCCTCGCGCGAATCGCTCTCGCCAGAGGATTTGCCGGGGCTGCCGCTCATCTGTTCACGGCAATCGCTTGTGCAAAACGAGCTTTCGGGCTGGTTGGGAAAGGAGTTCGAGCAGCTCAACATCGTCGCTACCTACAATCTGCTGTATAATGCTTCATTGATGGTGGATGAAGGACTCGGCTGCGCCCTTTGCCTTGACCGGATCGTCAATACGGCGGGCAGTAGCCTGTGTTTTAAGCCGCTGGTCCCGCGGTTTGAGGTAGGACTCATCATGGTTTGGAAAAAATATCAGGTATTCTCCAAGGCGGCGGGAAAATTCATGGAGGTCTTGCAGGCGGAAGTTCTCTGA
- the nth gene encoding endonuclease III: MDKNQEIIERLRKEYGNTESALHYENPYELLVATILAAQCTDVRVNIVTKDLFKRYPSPKELAGADLAEVEGYIKTCGLYKNKAKNLIACAQRIMSEYGGIVPHTEEELTTLAGVGRKTANVVLAFAFGLPAFPVDTHVRRVSNRIGFAHSNDPDKVEEEDKKIIRKEDWSQAHHWLIWHGRRVCKAQKPLCGSCCIEDLCPYPNKNL; the protein is encoded by the coding sequence ATGGATAAGAATCAGGAAATCATTGAACGGCTGCGAAAAGAATATGGGAATACGGAGTCCGCGCTCCATTACGAAAATCCTTACGAGTTGCTGGTCGCGACGATCCTCGCCGCACAGTGTACGGATGTGCGCGTCAATATCGTTACAAAGGACCTCTTCAAGCGGTATCCTTCGCCCAAAGAGCTTGCCGGGGCCGACCTTGCCGAGGTGGAGGGTTATATCAAAACATGCGGACTTTATAAAAATAAGGCCAAGAACCTTATTGCATGTGCGCAGCGTATCATGAGCGAATACGGCGGAATCGTCCCGCATACGGAGGAAGAGCTCACCACGCTCGCGGGTGTGGGCCGCAAGACCGCCAACGTGGTGCTTGCGTTTGCGTTCGGGCTTCCGGCTTTTCCGGTGGATACGCACGTCCGGCGCGTCTCGAACCGCATTGGCTTCGCACACTCCAACGATCCGGATAAGGTCGAGGAAGAGGATAAAAAAATAATCAGGAAAGAGGACTGGTCACAGGCGCATCATTGGCTCATCTGGCATGGCCGCCGGGTATGCAAGGCGCAAAAGCCTTTATGCGGCAGCTGCTGCATCGAAGACCTGTGTCCCTATCCCAATAAAAATTTATGA